Proteins from one Planctomyces sp. SH-PL62 genomic window:
- a CDS encoding SDR family oxidoreductase — MVESRIADESPVVGVSPWLLLLRDELRKLDGDPLLRAKAGGCTFEVRHAGASLWILASWPSGARVAFCAAYAPGGSSLVVERSDDSTLDARLDTAVGVLRVRVELPAGSRRVLHWKTSLLPATDLVLPYWPRDVFPIDEAGDPLNTRGIVHAAQKGPKGGLLYASTTRPEASSFLYVQDFTSLNDYCEQTGASPADRVGGSWPELGFAPPTAAKPLGAGREVVLSDAYVLPAPEPPDDDLAAARQFLDLYAEIYLALPRPEPIHRDWSRRLDETLASLTHSPECAVEKQGHRYLLAYVGADDRPPESMVQLAVLVPLVEYARSRDREIPLIDALRANLPTFFDPEIGTVVRWLPGEERLLEGKEEHMGPRIMDSWYLYHTYLNLGRLGHGGDETAKRLFLDSIEYGVRVAQRFEYRWPVFYDTHTLEIIKAEATPGEGGENDVGAQYAHVMLLAWDLTGERRFLDEAVRSAQALRGLGFRLGYQFNNTSFGAGGLLRLWRETGDESFRDLSLVCLANLVKNFWLWECDYGHARHYSTFLGLPPLQDARYLAMYEELEVLAAFHDYLREAGDDVHPAARVLLPEYCKYLIDRAWYHYPSELPADVLAEKPRSGHLNRQLSIPLEDLYDGWTSAGTVGQEVYGAAAPFVFVTRHGYELQGSALGLHCNYPIQGPEIEATPRGGTARFRALGDRRCTWQAWVVADHTTPMPEARITVEGRGAVEARRTEFGCLVFDLPGDAEATLEWERSEEVGETSANRRRGRARSAGKKAGAGGPRRALASIPNREPACISTHARTRRTTMKKNTQLDDVPEVVAGKAVVVTGGTTGIGRAIALLLAARGARVLVFGRHEPELADAMADLRKAGGEVHGLTADVTKREDVARVFAEADRVLGGLDVLVNNAALGAGSIVDQAREDWEYVIRTNLIGYLACAQEAVTRMKEAGSGHIVNIGSMSADVRETGSSVYVATKAGIQGFSEALRKEVNAHGVKVTLIQPGAVGSDMQPAKETHAAKADRGEMLKAEDIAACVYYCLTQPKRCDVVEVSIRPHHQEI, encoded by the coding sequence GTGGTGGAATCGAGAATCGCCGATGAGAGCCCTGTGGTCGGCGTCAGCCCGTGGCTGCTGCTCCTGCGCGACGAGCTGCGCAAGCTCGACGGCGATCCGCTCCTTCGCGCGAAGGCGGGCGGCTGCACCTTCGAGGTGCGCCACGCCGGGGCCTCGCTCTGGATCCTGGCGTCCTGGCCGTCCGGCGCCCGGGTGGCTTTCTGCGCGGCCTACGCGCCCGGAGGGTCGAGCCTGGTCGTGGAGCGGAGCGACGACTCGACGCTCGACGCCCGGCTCGACACCGCCGTCGGCGTGCTGAGGGTCCGGGTCGAGCTGCCGGCCGGTTCACGGCGGGTGTTGCACTGGAAGACGTCCCTGCTCCCGGCCACGGATCTGGTGCTCCCTTACTGGCCCCGCGACGTCTTCCCGATCGACGAGGCGGGCGACCCGCTGAACACGCGGGGGATCGTCCATGCGGCGCAGAAGGGACCGAAGGGGGGATTGCTGTACGCGTCGACGACCCGCCCGGAGGCAAGCTCCTTCCTCTACGTCCAGGACTTCACCTCCCTGAACGACTACTGCGAGCAGACCGGCGCGTCGCCGGCGGACCGGGTCGGCGGCTCGTGGCCGGAGCTGGGCTTCGCGCCGCCGACGGCCGCCAAGCCGCTTGGGGCGGGGCGAGAGGTCGTCCTGTCCGACGCGTACGTCCTGCCGGCCCCCGAGCCCCCGGACGACGACCTCGCCGCCGCTCGCCAGTTCCTCGACCTCTACGCCGAGATCTACCTCGCCCTCCCCCGGCCGGAGCCGATCCATCGCGACTGGTCGCGGCGGCTCGACGAGACGCTCGCCTCGCTGACGCATTCGCCGGAATGCGCCGTGGAGAAGCAGGGGCACCGCTACCTGCTCGCCTACGTCGGCGCCGACGACCGACCGCCGGAGAGCATGGTGCAACTGGCGGTCCTGGTCCCGCTGGTCGAGTACGCCCGGTCGCGGGACCGGGAGATCCCGCTGATCGACGCGCTGAGGGCGAACCTGCCGACCTTCTTCGACCCCGAGATCGGCACGGTCGTCCGCTGGCTGCCCGGCGAGGAGCGGCTCCTGGAGGGCAAGGAGGAGCACATGGGGCCGCGCATCATGGACTCCTGGTATCTCTATCATACCTATCTGAACCTCGGCCGCCTGGGGCACGGCGGCGACGAGACGGCGAAGCGGTTGTTCCTCGATTCGATCGAGTACGGCGTGCGCGTCGCGCAGCGGTTCGAATACCGCTGGCCCGTCTTCTACGACACGCACACTCTGGAGATCATCAAGGCCGAGGCGACGCCCGGCGAAGGGGGCGAGAACGACGTCGGCGCCCAGTACGCGCACGTCATGCTCCTGGCGTGGGACCTGACCGGCGAGCGCCGTTTCCTCGACGAGGCGGTCCGGTCGGCCCAGGCCCTGCGCGGCCTCGGCTTCCGCCTCGGCTACCAGTTCAACAACACCAGCTTCGGCGCCGGAGGGCTGCTGCGGCTCTGGCGCGAGACGGGCGACGAGTCGTTCCGCGACCTCAGCCTGGTCTGCCTGGCGAACCTCGTCAAGAATTTCTGGCTTTGGGAGTGCGACTACGGCCACGCCCGGCATTACAGCACCTTCCTCGGCCTGCCACCTCTCCAGGACGCGCGCTACCTGGCGATGTACGAGGAGCTGGAGGTGCTGGCCGCGTTCCACGACTACCTTCGCGAGGCCGGCGACGACGTGCATCCCGCGGCGCGGGTGCTGCTCCCGGAATACTGCAAGTACCTGATCGACCGGGCGTGGTATCACTATCCGAGCGAGCTGCCGGCGGACGTCCTGGCGGAGAAGCCCCGGTCGGGCCACCTCAACCGCCAGCTCTCGATCCCTCTGGAAGATCTCTACGACGGATGGACCAGCGCCGGCACGGTCGGCCAGGAGGTGTACGGGGCGGCGGCCCCCTTCGTCTTCGTGACCCGGCACGGCTACGAGCTGCAAGGGTCGGCCCTCGGCTTGCACTGCAATTACCCGATCCAGGGGCCCGAGATCGAGGCCACGCCGCGCGGGGGTACGGCCCGCTTCCGGGCGCTCGGCGACCGCCGCTGCACCTGGCAGGCCTGGGTGGTGGCGGACCACACCACGCCGATGCCCGAGGCCCGGATCACGGTGGAAGGCCGAGGCGCGGTCGAGGCACGTCGCACCGAGTTCGGCTGCCTCGTCTTCGACCTTCCCGGCGACGCCGAAGCGACCCTGGAGTGGGAGCGCAGCGAGGAGGTCGGCGAGACGTCGGCGAATCGTCGCCGAGGCCGGGCCCGAAGCGCCGGGAAGAAGGCGGGGGCAGGCGGGCCACGGCGAGCCCTCGCGAGCATCCCCAACCGTGAGCCCGCTTGCATCTCGACACACGCCAGGACGAGGAGGACGACGATGAAGAAGAACACGCAGCTTGACGACGTCCCCGAGGTGGTCGCCGGCAAGGCGGTGGTCGTCACCGGCGGGACCACCGGCATCGGCCGCGCCATCGCGCTGTTGCTCGCGGCGCGGGGGGCCAGGGTCCTGGTCTTCGGGCGTCACGAGCCGGAGCTCGCCGACGCGATGGCCGACCTTCGCAAGGCGGGCGGGGAGGTCCACGGCCTGACCGCCGACGTCACGAAGCGGGAGGACGTGGCGAGGGTCTTCGCCGAGGCCGACCGCGTCCTGGGGGGCCTGGACGTGTTGGTGAACAACGCGGCCCTCGGCGCCGGGAGCATCGTCGACCAGGCCCGCGAAGATTGGGAGTACGTAATCCGCACCAACCTGATCGGCTACCTCGCCTGCGCGCAGGAGGCGGTGACCCGGATGAAGGAGGCCGGATCGGGCCACATCGTCAACATCGGCTCCATGAGCGCGGACGTCCGGGAGACGGGCAGCTCGGTCTACGTCGCCACCAAGGCGGGCATCCAGGGCTTCAGCGAGGCGCTCCGCAAGGAGGTCAACGCGCACGGCGTCAAGGTGACGCTGATCCAGCCCGGGGCCGTCGGCAGCGACATGCAGCCGGCCAAGGAGACGCACGCGGCCAAGGCGGACCGAGGAGAGATGCTCAAGGCGGAAGACATCGCCGCATGCGTCTACTACTGCCTCACCCAGCCGAAGCGCTGCGACGTGGTGGAGGTCAGCATCCGCCCGCACCACCAGGAGATCTGA
- a CDS encoding FGGY-family carbohydrate kinase — MVSPPLRRPRAGRSRRPRRQRLHRARREGRRRPPGAEGLVVREDWQGNRSPYKNPQARGAIVGLSLAHGPGHVFRALYEATAMGTRHILDDASRHGLKVERVFIGGGGAKSPLWLQIHADVLQKPIHLTREGESCALGSAMTAAVAAGVYKDFDEAAGAMVAIERVVEPDPANAPAYDELFVRYVDLYRRLNDPA; from the coding sequence CTGGTATCGCCGCCACTTCGCCGGCCACGAGCAGGCCGAAGCCGACGCCCGAGGCGTCAACGTCTACACCGTGCTCGACGAGAAGGCCGCCGCCGTCCCCCCGGCGCCGAGGGCCTCGTCGTCCGCGAGGACTGGCAGGGGAACCGATCCCCCTACAAGAACCCGCAGGCCCGAGGCGCGATCGTCGGCCTCTCCCTGGCCCACGGCCCCGGCCACGTCTTCCGCGCCCTTTATGAAGCGACCGCGATGGGGACCCGGCACATCCTCGACGACGCCTCGCGACACGGCCTGAAGGTCGAGCGCGTCTTCATCGGCGGCGGCGGCGCCAAGTCCCCGCTCTGGCTCCAGATCCACGCCGACGTCCTGCAGAAGCCCATCCACCTGACCCGCGAGGGCGAGTCGTGCGCGCTGGGCTCCGCGATGACCGCCGCGGTCGCCGCCGGCGTCTACAAGGACTTCGACGAGGCCGCCGGAGCCATGGTCGCCATCGAGCGCGTCGTCGAGCCCGACCCGGCGAACGCCCCGGCCTACGACGAATTGTTCGTCCGCTACGTCGACCTCTACCGCCGACTGAACGATCCCGCGTGA
- a CDS encoding ThuA domain-containing protein, translating to MTRTAIARTCTFLILAGSWCAPATAQKKAPDGAKVLLLSGGQRQHHGYRDQAFYLSAALEDTGRYEVTQTEEAAVLETPALAKYDLVIGLSDRRDPEFKMTKGQQEALFAYVRGGGGYVSIHGADNAPADWEPEWKPMLGAVFSHFGLPDGKVRKGEYTVRLVDPSSPVAQGLHDFKLNDELYYHLQAEPDLKPLAVVEYEGVDWPVAWTRTYGEGRVFHTVFGHRDFGPDKDDPLRNPDFGKLVLQGIDWVAANKRPAPGE from the coding sequence ATGACTCGGACCGCGATCGCCCGGACCTGCACGTTCTTGATCCTCGCCGGGAGCTGGTGCGCCCCCGCGACCGCCCAGAAGAAGGCCCCGGACGGCGCCAAGGTGTTGTTGCTCTCCGGCGGCCAGCGGCAGCACCACGGGTATCGCGATCAGGCATTCTACCTCAGCGCCGCGCTGGAAGACACCGGCAGGTACGAGGTCACGCAGACCGAGGAGGCCGCCGTCCTGGAGACCCCCGCTCTGGCCAAGTACGACCTGGTCATCGGCCTGTCGGATCGCCGCGACCCCGAATTCAAGATGACCAAGGGGCAGCAGGAGGCGCTCTTCGCCTACGTCCGGGGGGGCGGCGGCTACGTCTCGATCCACGGCGCCGACAACGCGCCGGCCGACTGGGAGCCCGAATGGAAGCCGATGCTCGGCGCCGTCTTCTCCCACTTCGGCCTCCCCGACGGCAAGGTCCGCAAGGGGGAGTACACCGTCCGCCTCGTCGACCCGTCGAGCCCCGTCGCGCAGGGCCTCCACGACTTCAAGCTGAACGACGAGCTGTACTACCACCTCCAGGCCGAGCCCGACCTCAAGCCGCTGGCCGTCGTCGAGTACGAGGGGGTCGACTGGCCCGTCGCCTGGACCCGGACGTACGGCGAAGGCCGCGTCTTCCACACCGTCTTCGGCCACCGCGACTTCGGCCCGGACAAGGACGACCCGCTGCGGAACCCGGACTTCGGGAAGCTGGTCCTCCAGGGGATCGACTGGGTCGCCGCCAATAAGCGACCCGCTCCCGGCGAATAA
- a CDS encoding Gfo/Idh/MocA family protein, with the protein MEDASRPQRLRVGVVGPGRLWESRHKPSLIRLRDRFRVTAVYDQVARRAEIEAAQLGCVACEGLSSLIERSDVDVVYLLSPQWFGLHAAHLACEAGKPVYCALPLSGDLPELERLAARVERTGVVFMPEFARRCYPATQRLRELLATKLGKPRLVVGHSRLSDFDRYALPGPTSQLVPAPLAVDPGSYLLDWCAFVLGSPPTSIASARSVVLPSRGDAPDFESFTAVFPGGATAQLSYGRYHREEWGEAVRFLPPAGVQVFAERGVAWLEPPDRIQWWDADGAHEERLAPEPTVGDVLNKQFHRLVHQGDPSAPTIRDALEIARLVRDMERGQSGGGVVPRPDSPPS; encoded by the coding sequence TTGGAAGACGCGTCGAGACCGCAACGGCTTCGGGTGGGAGTCGTCGGCCCGGGCCGCCTCTGGGAGAGCCGCCACAAACCGTCGCTCATACGCCTTCGCGACCGCTTCCGCGTCACGGCCGTCTACGACCAGGTCGCCCGCCGCGCCGAGATCGAGGCGGCCCAGCTCGGCTGCGTCGCCTGCGAGGGACTGTCGAGCCTGATCGAGCGGTCCGACGTCGACGTCGTCTATCTCCTCTCCCCCCAGTGGTTCGGCCTGCATGCGGCGCACCTGGCCTGCGAGGCCGGCAAGCCGGTCTATTGCGCCCTTCCGCTCTCCGGCGACCTGCCGGAGCTGGAGCGGCTGGCGGCGCGGGTGGAGAGGACCGGGGTCGTCTTCATGCCCGAATTCGCCCGCCGCTGCTACCCGGCCACGCAGCGGCTCCGGGAGCTGCTCGCGACGAAGCTGGGGAAGCCCAGGCTCGTGGTCGGCCACTCCCGCCTCTCCGACTTCGACCGATACGCCCTGCCCGGCCCGACCTCCCAGCTCGTCCCCGCCCCCCTGGCCGTCGACCCCGGGAGCTACCTGCTCGACTGGTGCGCGTTCGTCCTCGGCTCCCCGCCGACCTCGATCGCGTCGGCCCGCTCGGTCGTGCTGCCGTCTCGCGGCGACGCGCCGGATTTCGAGAGCTTCACGGCCGTCTTCCCCGGCGGGGCGACGGCCCAGCTCTCCTATGGGCGCTACCATCGCGAGGAATGGGGCGAGGCCGTCCGATTCCTCCCTCCGGCGGGCGTCCAGGTCTTCGCCGAACGCGGGGTCGCATGGCTGGAGCCGCCCGACCGGATCCAGTGGTGGGACGCCGATGGCGCCCACGAGGAACGCCTCGCCCCGGAGCCCACCGTGGGCGACGTGCTCAACAAGCAGTTCCACCGTCTCGTCCACCAGGGAGACCCGTCCGCGCCCACGATCCGGGACGCGCTGGAGATCGCCCGGCTCGTCCGCGACATGGAACGAGGCCAGTCTGGGGGGGGCGTCGTCCCTCGCCCGGATTCGCCGCCGAGCTGA
- a CDS encoding glycosyltransferase family 39 protein, which yields MFWTAAAAVVGLLLVWHAAIASSATYDETTYLNAGSRWWCEGDQVGITRMGSPILFWKLQQAPVFWALDLLGRGELIVDQPRRQAELLPLARIGASWIWLLGLGLVAWWARRLNGPWAMAFAAWLYALSPNLIAHGALVTMEMPVTVATAGSFLAFQRFLTTRRRRWFWTSAAMAGVAFSCKFTVVLYPPILGVIWWLDGLSRDEAFAARLRRTGGMAAGMAAYVAALLASDFALTGFATLPLSPTSGDHPSASAWFGPLGSLVSRLYETPIPQDLVGFAAQVRHQASGGPGYLLGERRLGGWRYYYLVAMVVKVPLTFWLLAACRVRIDGLRGCLTKAPDRMLLQAALLFMAAASVGSSRNYGVRYLLPMAPLAVVWLSRLARGDGADAHDEGDDRPRLGRFRRVVLAVALLGQAAAVASVHPDELTYFNAIAGGRTGGRRILADSNLDWGQGLRSLVRLQRERPELRDLTLFYFGDVDPSYYGVEGVHHVINADEGQSPPTRVEDATTPFVAVSASLQFGAWGPDGFFRSLDGVAPVALTDDSTIAIYRAADARRGPASQ from the coding sequence ATGTTCTGGACCGCCGCAGCGGCCGTCGTCGGCCTGCTTCTCGTCTGGCACGCCGCGATCGCATCCTCGGCGACGTACGACGAGACCACCTACCTGAACGCCGGCTCGCGGTGGTGGTGCGAAGGGGACCAGGTCGGGATCACCCGCATGGGCTCGCCGATCCTGTTCTGGAAGCTCCAGCAGGCGCCCGTCTTCTGGGCGCTCGACCTGCTGGGCCGGGGCGAGCTGATCGTCGACCAGCCCCGCCGCCAGGCCGAGCTGCTCCCGCTGGCGAGGATCGGCGCGTCGTGGATCTGGCTGCTGGGGCTCGGCCTCGTCGCCTGGTGGGCTCGGAGGCTGAACGGGCCCTGGGCGATGGCCTTCGCCGCCTGGCTCTACGCGCTGAGCCCGAATCTGATCGCGCACGGGGCGCTGGTGACGATGGAAATGCCCGTGACCGTGGCGACCGCCGGATCGTTCCTGGCCTTCCAGCGCTTCCTGACGACGCGCCGTCGCCGCTGGTTCTGGACGTCGGCGGCGATGGCCGGGGTCGCGTTCTCGTGCAAGTTCACGGTGGTGCTCTACCCGCCGATCCTCGGCGTGATCTGGTGGCTGGACGGACTCTCGCGGGACGAGGCTTTCGCGGCCCGACTGCGGCGCACCGGAGGGATGGCGGCCGGGATGGCGGCGTATGTGGCCGCCCTGCTGGCGAGCGACTTCGCCCTGACGGGCTTCGCGACGCTCCCGCTGAGCCCGACGTCGGGCGACCACCCCAGCGCCTCGGCCTGGTTCGGCCCGCTGGGCTCGCTCGTCTCTCGGCTCTACGAGACGCCGATCCCCCAGGATCTGGTGGGGTTCGCCGCGCAGGTGCGGCATCAGGCGTCGGGGGGGCCGGGCTACTTGCTGGGCGAGCGCCGATTGGGGGGTTGGCGGTACTACTACCTCGTGGCGATGGTCGTGAAAGTCCCGCTGACGTTCTGGCTGCTCGCGGCCTGCCGGGTGCGGATCGACGGCCTGCGAGGCTGCCTGACAAAGGCCCCGGATCGGATGCTGCTCCAGGCGGCCTTGCTGTTCATGGCCGCCGCGTCGGTCGGATCGTCGCGGAACTACGGGGTCCGCTACCTGCTGCCGATGGCCCCGCTCGCCGTCGTCTGGCTGTCGCGGCTGGCCCGAGGCGACGGCGCCGACGCTCACGACGAGGGAGACGATCGACCGCGCCTCGGCAGGTTCCGCCGGGTCGTCCTGGCCGTCGCGCTGCTGGGCCAGGCGGCGGCCGTGGCGAGCGTCCATCCCGACGAATTGACGTACTTCAACGCGATCGCGGGCGGTCGCACGGGAGGCCGGCGGATCCTGGCCGACTCGAACCTCGACTGGGGCCAGGGGCTCCGTTCGCTCGTGCGTCTCCAGCGCGAGCGGCCCGAGCTCCGCGACCTGACGCTCTTCTATTTCGGCGACGTCGACCCGTCGTATTACGGCGTCGAGGGCGTGCACCACGTCATCAACGCCGACGAGGGCCAGTCGCCGCCGACCCGCGTCGAAGATGCGACGACGCCGTTCGTCGCCGTTTCGGCGTCGCTCCAGTTCGGCGCCTGGGGCCCCGACGGGTTCTTCCGATCGCTCGACGGCGTCGCCCCCGTCGCCCTGACGGACGACTCGACGATCGCGATCTATCGGGCGGCCGACGCGAGGCGCGGGCCGGCGTCTCAGTAG
- the dtd gene encoding D-aminoacyl-tRNA deacylase, producing the protein MRAVVQRVSRASVEVEGEIVGEIGRGWLVLLGVAREDAPEDSARLAEKILNLRAFEDEAGKMNRSVVDVRGGLLVVSQFTLMADCRAGRRPGFSDAADPQTAETLYLDFARRVGESGLDVATGVFRADMKVALVNDGPVTFLLDSRRQF; encoded by the coding sequence ATGCGAGCCGTCGTGCAACGCGTGTCGCGAGCCTCGGTCGAGGTCGAGGGCGAAATCGTCGGGGAGATCGGCCGGGGCTGGCTGGTCCTGCTGGGGGTCGCCCGCGAGGACGCCCCGGAGGACTCCGCCCGCCTGGCCGAGAAGATCCTGAACCTCCGCGCCTTCGAAGACGAGGCCGGCAAGATGAACCGCAGCGTCGTCGACGTCCGGGGAGGACTGCTGGTCGTCAGCCAGTTCACCCTGATGGCCGACTGCCGCGCCGGGCGTCGTCCCGGTTTCAGCGACGCCGCCGATCCCCAGACCGCCGAGACGCTCTACCTGGACTTCGCCAGGCGCGTCGGCGAGTCCGGGCTCGACGTCGCCACCGGGGTCTTCCGGGCGGATATGAAGGTCGCGCTCGTCAACGACGGCCCGGTGACGTTCCTGCTCGACAGCCGCCGCCAGTTCTGA